The following proteins come from a genomic window of Sorghum bicolor cultivar BTx623 chromosome 3, Sorghum_bicolor_NCBIv3, whole genome shotgun sequence:
- the LOC8072148 gene encoding uncharacterized protein LOC8072148 isoform X2: MDRLADGLAAASLSDTADQSAAAAAAGVPSADYLRSVMRAVEGAEATMRSQMEENNRLKEELMRKTQQLQRMREDATSQSPLSGLDQERNSVSNKMDGSNSSVNPQSSLIHRQNGSFESREPLTQESLKQKYIDSPQANGAFKRSLGEQTAVDSGGPSQFSTPSSRSLSPNRHKKDGEYDSRLLPVSEMNSNISWKQDLTVKVKEGEEEIAQLRKHLADYSVKEAQILDDKYKLEKRIAYMRMAFDQQQQDLIDAASKALSYRQDIIEENIRLTYALQAAQQERSIFISSLLPLLSEYDDLQPSVLDAQSIVSNLKVLFKHLQERLIVTEDRLRESRYQITPWHTELSHNTSNPVSTDPPAGKALVTTSKHSLDIVPQTVYPHIQSPMSSPVQARGDWGAFSNKNRQDISNEVPTRSAGHDDMGGTSLSSRNQYRTDVPTQVSQGPSHAVHFDFETQSQDPPFKGLSRNDVLDGSESAETQNTQEPSTQWGPGDSSNLVSGLEDANPSYPYLPTVLEEPGSSFSEAAEDDPLPGIEGLRITGEPFPGRELQASGYPTNGTTTCNFEWVRHLEDGSVNFIEGAKQPSYVVTADDVDTLLAIEVQPLDDRKRKGDFIKVYANDQRKISCDPETKELIKRTLEIGHVTYEVQVQLPVRFLDIWEPAVLAIKREGYSIKCNGQRGVVITEKFQQGTAIHIPYGHPTEFLITSAASADGVSYNLKPVENTLLRDTIVLVLRLFKNMALERRRGRKKGLFFK; encoded by the exons ATGGACCGCCTCGCAGACGGCCTCGCCGCGGCATCCCTCTCCGACACGGCGGAccagagcgccgccgccgccgccgcaggtgtGCCTAGCGCCGATTACCTCCGCAGCGTCATGCGCGCCGTCGAGGGCGCCGAGGCCACCATGCGCAGCCAG ATGGAAGAGAATAACCGGCTCAAGGAAGAGCTGATGAGGAAAACACAACAGTTACAGAGGATG agggaAGATGCTACATCCCAAAGTCCATTGAGTGGATTAGATCAAGAGCGAAATTCTGTTTCTAATAAAATGGATGGCTCCAACTCTTCAGTAAATCCTCAAAGTAGCTTGATCCATCGTCAGAATGGAAGTTTTGAAAGTAGGGAGCCTCTGACTCAGGAAAGCTTGAAACAAAAATACATTGACAGTCCCCAGGCAAATGGAGCATTTAAAAGATCATTAGGAGAACAGACTGCTGTTGATAGTGGTGGCCCATCACAATTCTCTACTCCCTCATCTCGGTCCCTTTCTCCAAATAG GCATAAAAAAGATGGAGAATATGATTCTAGGTTATTACCAGTTTCAGAGATGAACTCGAACATATCCTGGAAGCAG GACCTTACTGTTAAGGTCAAAGAAGGGGAAGAAGAGATTGCACAATTAAGAAAGCATCTTGCTGATTACTCTGTGAAG GAAGCGCAGATACTCGATGATAAATACAAGTTGGAAAAACGGATTGCTTATATGCGTATG GCATTTGACCAGCAGCAGCAAGATTTGATTGATGCAGCGTCAAAAGCTTTGTCATACCGGCAAGACATTATTGAGGAAAACATCCGTCTCACATACGCGTTGCAG GCAGCCCAACAAGAAAGATCAATTTTCATATCTTCTTTGCTCCCCCTTCTATCTGAATATGATGACCTCCAGCCTTCAGTTCTCGATGCTCAGTCAATTGTTAGTAATTTAAAG GTTTTGTTTAAGCATTTGCAGGAGCGACTTATTGTTACCGAG GACAGATTAAGGGAGTCTCGGTACCAGATTACTCCATGGCATACTGAATTGTCGCATAATACCAGCAATCCTGTATCTACTGATCCTCCTGCTGGAAAAGCATTGGTGACTACA AGCAAACACAGCCTTGATATTGTCCCCCAGACAGTGTATCCTCACATACAATCCCCAATGTCTTCCCCTGTTCAAGCTAGAGGTGATTGGGGTGCATTCAGTAACAAAAACCGTCAAGATATTTCAAATGAGGTTCCTACAAGAAGTGCTGGACATGATGACATGGGAGGGACCTCTCTTTCAAGCAG AAACCAATATAGGACTGATGTTCCTACTCAAGTATCTCAAGGTCCTTCCCATGCTGTTCATTTTGACTTTGAGACTCAGAGTCAAGACCCACCATTCAAGGGTCTTAGCAGAAATGATGTACTGGATGGTTCAGAGAGTGCTGAAACCCAAAATACACAAGAACCTTCTACTCAATGGGGTCCAGGGGACTCATCTAATTTGGTATCTGGCCTTGAGGATGCAAACCCTTCATATCCTTATCTTCCTACAGTTCTTGAGGAGCCTGGTTCTTCTTTCTCTGAAG CTGCAGAGGATGATCCATTGCCAGGGATAGAAGGGCTTCGAATCACAGGTGAACCTTTTCCTGGACGAGAACTTCAAGCAAGTGGATACCCCACCAATGGTACCACAACTTGTAATTTTGAG TGGGTGCGCCATTTAGAAGATGGCTCCGTAAATTTCATAGAAG GAGCAAAGCAGCCTAGCTATGTCGTTACTGCTGATGACGTGGACACTTTACTTGCCATTGAAGTCCAGCCCCTAGATGATAGGAAAAGAAAG GGAGACTTTATCAAGGTTTATGCTAACGACCAGAGAAAAATTTCATGTG ATCCTGAAACGAAGGAGCTTATTAAGAGAACCCTTGAAATTGGGCATGTGACCTACGAAGTCCAAGTCCAACTGCCT GTCAGATTTTTAGACATATGGGAACCAGCTGTTTTGGCAATAAAGAGGGAGGGTTACAGCATTAAATGTAATGGACAGCGTGGTGTTGTTATCACAGAGAAGTTTCAGCAAGGCACTGCT ATTCATATTCCATATGGGCATCCAACAGAGTTCTTGATTACATCTGCTGCATCTGCTGATGGTGTCAGTTATAATCTGAAGCCAGTAGAAAATACACT GTTGCGGGATACCATTGTTCTAGTATTAAGGTTGTTCAAAAATATG GCTCTTGAGAGGAGAAGAGGAAGAAAGAAGGGTCTTTTCTTCAAGTAG
- the LOC8072148 gene encoding uncharacterized protein LOC8072148 isoform X3 — translation MDRLADGLAAASLSDTADQSAAAAAAGVPSADYLRSVMRAVEGAEATMRSQMEENNRLKEELMRKTQQLQRMREDATSQSPLSGLDQERNSVSNKMDGSNSSVNPQSSLIHRQNGSFESREPLTQESLKQKYIDSPQANGAFKRSLGEQTAVDSGGPSQFSTPSSRSLSPNRHKKDGEYDSRLLPVSEMNSNISWKQDLTVKVKEGEEEIAQLRKHLADYSVKEAQILDDKYKLEKRIAYMRMAFDQQQQDLIDAASKALSYRQDIIEENIRLTYALQAAQQERSIFISSLLPLLSEYDDLQPSVLDAQSIVSNLKVLFKHLQERLIVTEDRLRESRYQITPWHTELSHNTSNPVSTDPPAGKALSKHSLDIVPQTVYPHIQSPMSSPVQARGDWGAFSNKNRQDISNEVPTRSAGHDDMGGTSLSSRNQYRTDVPTQVSQGPSHAVHFDFETQSQDPPFKGLSRNDVLDGSESAETQNTQEPSTQWGPGDSSNLVSGLEDANPSYPYLPTVLEEPGSSFSEAAEDDPLPGIEGLRITGEPFPGRELQASGYPTNGTTTCNFEWVRHLEDGSVNFIEGAKQPSYVVTADDVDTLLAIEVQPLDDRKRKGDFIKVYANDQRKISCDPETKELIKRTLEIGHVTYEVQVQLPQVRFLDIWEPAVLAIKREGYSIKCNGQRGVVITEKFQQGTAIHIPYGHPTEFLITSAASADGVSYNLKPVENTLLRDTIVLVLRLFKNMALERRRGRKKGLFFK, via the exons ATGGACCGCCTCGCAGACGGCCTCGCCGCGGCATCCCTCTCCGACACGGCGGAccagagcgccgccgccgccgccgcaggtgtGCCTAGCGCCGATTACCTCCGCAGCGTCATGCGCGCCGTCGAGGGCGCCGAGGCCACCATGCGCAGCCAG ATGGAAGAGAATAACCGGCTCAAGGAAGAGCTGATGAGGAAAACACAACAGTTACAGAGGATG agggaAGATGCTACATCCCAAAGTCCATTGAGTGGATTAGATCAAGAGCGAAATTCTGTTTCTAATAAAATGGATGGCTCCAACTCTTCAGTAAATCCTCAAAGTAGCTTGATCCATCGTCAGAATGGAAGTTTTGAAAGTAGGGAGCCTCTGACTCAGGAAAGCTTGAAACAAAAATACATTGACAGTCCCCAGGCAAATGGAGCATTTAAAAGATCATTAGGAGAACAGACTGCTGTTGATAGTGGTGGCCCATCACAATTCTCTACTCCCTCATCTCGGTCCCTTTCTCCAAATAG GCATAAAAAAGATGGAGAATATGATTCTAGGTTATTACCAGTTTCAGAGATGAACTCGAACATATCCTGGAAGCAG GACCTTACTGTTAAGGTCAAAGAAGGGGAAGAAGAGATTGCACAATTAAGAAAGCATCTTGCTGATTACTCTGTGAAG GAAGCGCAGATACTCGATGATAAATACAAGTTGGAAAAACGGATTGCTTATATGCGTATG GCATTTGACCAGCAGCAGCAAGATTTGATTGATGCAGCGTCAAAAGCTTTGTCATACCGGCAAGACATTATTGAGGAAAACATCCGTCTCACATACGCGTTGCAG GCAGCCCAACAAGAAAGATCAATTTTCATATCTTCTTTGCTCCCCCTTCTATCTGAATATGATGACCTCCAGCCTTCAGTTCTCGATGCTCAGTCAATTGTTAGTAATTTAAAG GTTTTGTTTAAGCATTTGCAGGAGCGACTTATTGTTACCGAG GACAGATTAAGGGAGTCTCGGTACCAGATTACTCCATGGCATACTGAATTGTCGCATAATACCAGCAATCCTGTATCTACTGATCCTCCTGCTGGAAAAGCATTG AGCAAACACAGCCTTGATATTGTCCCCCAGACAGTGTATCCTCACATACAATCCCCAATGTCTTCCCCTGTTCAAGCTAGAGGTGATTGGGGTGCATTCAGTAACAAAAACCGTCAAGATATTTCAAATGAGGTTCCTACAAGAAGTGCTGGACATGATGACATGGGAGGGACCTCTCTTTCAAGCAG AAACCAATATAGGACTGATGTTCCTACTCAAGTATCTCAAGGTCCTTCCCATGCTGTTCATTTTGACTTTGAGACTCAGAGTCAAGACCCACCATTCAAGGGTCTTAGCAGAAATGATGTACTGGATGGTTCAGAGAGTGCTGAAACCCAAAATACACAAGAACCTTCTACTCAATGGGGTCCAGGGGACTCATCTAATTTGGTATCTGGCCTTGAGGATGCAAACCCTTCATATCCTTATCTTCCTACAGTTCTTGAGGAGCCTGGTTCTTCTTTCTCTGAAG CTGCAGAGGATGATCCATTGCCAGGGATAGAAGGGCTTCGAATCACAGGTGAACCTTTTCCTGGACGAGAACTTCAAGCAAGTGGATACCCCACCAATGGTACCACAACTTGTAATTTTGAG TGGGTGCGCCATTTAGAAGATGGCTCCGTAAATTTCATAGAAG GAGCAAAGCAGCCTAGCTATGTCGTTACTGCTGATGACGTGGACACTTTACTTGCCATTGAAGTCCAGCCCCTAGATGATAGGAAAAGAAAG GGAGACTTTATCAAGGTTTATGCTAACGACCAGAGAAAAATTTCATGTG ATCCTGAAACGAAGGAGCTTATTAAGAGAACCCTTGAAATTGGGCATGTGACCTACGAAGTCCAAGTCCAACTGCCT CAGGTCAGATTTTTAGACATATGGGAACCAGCTGTTTTGGCAATAAAGAGGGAGGGTTACAGCATTAAATGTAATGGACAGCGTGGTGTTGTTATCACAGAGAAGTTTCAGCAAGGCACTGCT ATTCATATTCCATATGGGCATCCAACAGAGTTCTTGATTACATCTGCTGCATCTGCTGATGGTGTCAGTTATAATCTGAAGCCAGTAGAAAATACACT GTTGCGGGATACCATTGTTCTAGTATTAAGGTTGTTCAAAAATATG GCTCTTGAGAGGAGAAGAGGAAGAAAGAAGGGTCTTTTCTTCAAGTAG
- the LOC8072148 gene encoding uncharacterized protein LOC8072148 isoform X1, whose product MDRLADGLAAASLSDTADQSAAAAAAGVPSADYLRSVMRAVEGAEATMRSQMEENNRLKEELMRKTQQLQRMREDATSQSPLSGLDQERNSVSNKMDGSNSSVNPQSSLIHRQNGSFESREPLTQESLKQKYIDSPQANGAFKRSLGEQTAVDSGGPSQFSTPSSRSLSPNRHKKDGEYDSRLLPVSEMNSNISWKQDLTVKVKEGEEEIAQLRKHLADYSVKEAQILDDKYKLEKRIAYMRMAFDQQQQDLIDAASKALSYRQDIIEENIRLTYALQAAQQERSIFISSLLPLLSEYDDLQPSVLDAQSIVSNLKVLFKHLQERLIVTEDRLRESRYQITPWHTELSHNTSNPVSTDPPAGKALVTTSKHSLDIVPQTVYPHIQSPMSSPVQARGDWGAFSNKNRQDISNEVPTRSAGHDDMGGTSLSSRNQYRTDVPTQVSQGPSHAVHFDFETQSQDPPFKGLSRNDVLDGSESAETQNTQEPSTQWGPGDSSNLVSGLEDANPSYPYLPTVLEEPGSSFSEAAEDDPLPGIEGLRITGEPFPGRELQASGYPTNGTTTCNFEWVRHLEDGSVNFIEGAKQPSYVVTADDVDTLLAIEVQPLDDRKRKGDFIKVYANDQRKISCDPETKELIKRTLEIGHVTYEVQVQLPQVRFLDIWEPAVLAIKREGYSIKCNGQRGVVITEKFQQGTAIHIPYGHPTEFLITSAASADGVSYNLKPVENTLLRDTIVLVLRLFKNMALERRRGRKKGLFFK is encoded by the exons ATGGACCGCCTCGCAGACGGCCTCGCCGCGGCATCCCTCTCCGACACGGCGGAccagagcgccgccgccgccgccgcaggtgtGCCTAGCGCCGATTACCTCCGCAGCGTCATGCGCGCCGTCGAGGGCGCCGAGGCCACCATGCGCAGCCAG ATGGAAGAGAATAACCGGCTCAAGGAAGAGCTGATGAGGAAAACACAACAGTTACAGAGGATG agggaAGATGCTACATCCCAAAGTCCATTGAGTGGATTAGATCAAGAGCGAAATTCTGTTTCTAATAAAATGGATGGCTCCAACTCTTCAGTAAATCCTCAAAGTAGCTTGATCCATCGTCAGAATGGAAGTTTTGAAAGTAGGGAGCCTCTGACTCAGGAAAGCTTGAAACAAAAATACATTGACAGTCCCCAGGCAAATGGAGCATTTAAAAGATCATTAGGAGAACAGACTGCTGTTGATAGTGGTGGCCCATCACAATTCTCTACTCCCTCATCTCGGTCCCTTTCTCCAAATAG GCATAAAAAAGATGGAGAATATGATTCTAGGTTATTACCAGTTTCAGAGATGAACTCGAACATATCCTGGAAGCAG GACCTTACTGTTAAGGTCAAAGAAGGGGAAGAAGAGATTGCACAATTAAGAAAGCATCTTGCTGATTACTCTGTGAAG GAAGCGCAGATACTCGATGATAAATACAAGTTGGAAAAACGGATTGCTTATATGCGTATG GCATTTGACCAGCAGCAGCAAGATTTGATTGATGCAGCGTCAAAAGCTTTGTCATACCGGCAAGACATTATTGAGGAAAACATCCGTCTCACATACGCGTTGCAG GCAGCCCAACAAGAAAGATCAATTTTCATATCTTCTTTGCTCCCCCTTCTATCTGAATATGATGACCTCCAGCCTTCAGTTCTCGATGCTCAGTCAATTGTTAGTAATTTAAAG GTTTTGTTTAAGCATTTGCAGGAGCGACTTATTGTTACCGAG GACAGATTAAGGGAGTCTCGGTACCAGATTACTCCATGGCATACTGAATTGTCGCATAATACCAGCAATCCTGTATCTACTGATCCTCCTGCTGGAAAAGCATTGGTGACTACA AGCAAACACAGCCTTGATATTGTCCCCCAGACAGTGTATCCTCACATACAATCCCCAATGTCTTCCCCTGTTCAAGCTAGAGGTGATTGGGGTGCATTCAGTAACAAAAACCGTCAAGATATTTCAAATGAGGTTCCTACAAGAAGTGCTGGACATGATGACATGGGAGGGACCTCTCTTTCAAGCAG AAACCAATATAGGACTGATGTTCCTACTCAAGTATCTCAAGGTCCTTCCCATGCTGTTCATTTTGACTTTGAGACTCAGAGTCAAGACCCACCATTCAAGGGTCTTAGCAGAAATGATGTACTGGATGGTTCAGAGAGTGCTGAAACCCAAAATACACAAGAACCTTCTACTCAATGGGGTCCAGGGGACTCATCTAATTTGGTATCTGGCCTTGAGGATGCAAACCCTTCATATCCTTATCTTCCTACAGTTCTTGAGGAGCCTGGTTCTTCTTTCTCTGAAG CTGCAGAGGATGATCCATTGCCAGGGATAGAAGGGCTTCGAATCACAGGTGAACCTTTTCCTGGACGAGAACTTCAAGCAAGTGGATACCCCACCAATGGTACCACAACTTGTAATTTTGAG TGGGTGCGCCATTTAGAAGATGGCTCCGTAAATTTCATAGAAG GAGCAAAGCAGCCTAGCTATGTCGTTACTGCTGATGACGTGGACACTTTACTTGCCATTGAAGTCCAGCCCCTAGATGATAGGAAAAGAAAG GGAGACTTTATCAAGGTTTATGCTAACGACCAGAGAAAAATTTCATGTG ATCCTGAAACGAAGGAGCTTATTAAGAGAACCCTTGAAATTGGGCATGTGACCTACGAAGTCCAAGTCCAACTGCCT CAGGTCAGATTTTTAGACATATGGGAACCAGCTGTTTTGGCAATAAAGAGGGAGGGTTACAGCATTAAATGTAATGGACAGCGTGGTGTTGTTATCACAGAGAAGTTTCAGCAAGGCACTGCT ATTCATATTCCATATGGGCATCCAACAGAGTTCTTGATTACATCTGCTGCATCTGCTGATGGTGTCAGTTATAATCTGAAGCCAGTAGAAAATACACT GTTGCGGGATACCATTGTTCTAGTATTAAGGTTGTTCAAAAATATG GCTCTTGAGAGGAGAAGAGGAAGAAAGAAGGGTCTTTTCTTCAAGTAG
- the LOC8079090 gene encoding protein EXECUTER 2, chloroplastic, whose amino-acid sequence MTPAATACATPAAARPPLNTVPARRSPHSAARPPSATPARRAAGCCFCAAASSSSASSSPSTWDWTRWSRHFDEVEQAESYASLLQFQLEEAVENEDFAEAAKLKRDIIEATGNDAVAHVMAELKSAIEDQRYQDASKLTRLAGTSLVGWWVGYAKDTDDSIGRIVRISPGVGRYVAKSYSPRQLVTASSGTPLFEIFLVREDDETYTMKVVHLRPTKGTSGASSISSTITESPVKVENESSSESSAISDSITEEANTDTPVKGNEDAEEKEQDIGSSKDSSVEGLKSVLNFFKSRIPEFKVQVINVDVSEETELAANSSEELVQDDVKSTPESSLEEPTTEELEQEEDVPEEDMDEESKSTEVKLFISGVVHNKEDAGAKSYVRVPAEINNMGKDSFELYIPGKGSDRDLIETKAAKQKVADMAAKLASELMPSDVAKALWGTTKSSSKINKEVQELLRLTLSKARVKLTENTIFNRIIMDTNSTDPFNGLYVGAFSPYGPEIVQLRRKFGHWNSTDDVEFFEYVEAVKLTGDLSVPAGQITFRAKIGKGKRLENRGAYPEEFGVVASYKGQGRIAQPGFKNPRWVDGELLVLSGKSTIPHLGGAELGFLYSVPEQSFLVLFDRLNLPE is encoded by the exons ATGACCCCCGCGGCCACCGCGTGCgccacgccggcggcggcgcgcccgCCCCTCAACACGGTCCCggcccgccgctcgccgcacTCGGCCGCGCGCCCGCCATCGGCCACCCccgcccgccgcgccgccggctGCTGCTtctgcgccgccgcctcctcatcCTCGGCATCGTCGTCGCCCTCCACATGGGACTGGACCCGATGGAGCCGCCACTTCGACGAGGTCGAACAGGCCGAGAGCTAcgcgtccctcctccag TTCCAGCTGGAGGAGGCGGTGGAGAACGAGGATTTCGCGGAGGCCGCCAAACTCAAGAGGGACATTATAGAGGCCACCGGAAACGACGCCGTAGCCCACGTGATGGCCGAGCTCAAG AGTGCTATAGAGGACCAGCGGTACCAGGACGCCTCGAAGTTGACAAGGCTTGCTGGGACCAGCTTG GTAGGTTGGTGGGTGGGATATGCGAAGGACACTGATGATTCCATTGGGAGAATCGTAAGAATAAGCCCTGGTGTCGGGAGATATGTGGCCAAGAGCTACAGCCCAAG GCAATTGGTCACTGCATCTTCAGGGACTCCattatttgaaatttttctTGTCAGAGAAGATGACGAGACATATACAATGAAG GTGGTACACTTGCGACCAACAAAAGGAACTTCAGGTGCATCATCCATATCATCAACAATAACAGAAAGCCCAGTGAAGGTGGAGAATGAAAGTTCATCAGAAAGTAGTGCTATATCTGATAGTATTACAGAGGAAGCAAATACAGATACTCCAGTAAAAGGAAATGAGGATGCTGAAGAGAAAGAGCAAGATATTGGTAGCAGCAAGGATAGTAGTGTTGAAGGATTGAAAAgtgttttgaatttttttaaatCTCGAATTCCGGAATTCAAAGTTCAGGTGATAAATGTTGATGTGTCTGAGGAAACTGAATTGGCTGCAAACTCGTCCGAAGAATTAGTGCAAGATGATGTGAAGAGTACTCCAGAAAGCTCATTGGAAGAGCCAACCACTGAGGAACTTGAGCAGGAAGAAGATGTTCCAGAAGAAGATATGGATGAAGAAAGTAAAAGTACAGAAGTGAAGCTTTTTATTAGTGGAGTGGTTCACAATAAAGAAGATGCTGGAGCAAAATCATATGTTCGAGTTCCAGCTGAAATAAATAACATGGGAAAAGACTCTTTTGAGCTGTACATTCCTGGAAAAGGTTCTGATCGTGATCTGATTGAAACAAAGGCTGCAAAACAGAAAGTTGCAGATATGGCTGCTAAGTTAGCCTCAGAGCTTATGCCGTCTGATGTTGCCAAGGCATTGTGGGGTACAACCAAGAGTTCTTCAAAG ATAAATAAAGAAGTTCAGGAGCTTTTAAGGCTTACGTTAAGCAAGGCCCGAGTCAAGCTGACCGAGAATACCATTTTTAATCGGATCATTATGGACACTAACAGCACGGATCCATTTAATG GTCTCTATGTGGGAGCATTTAGTCCATATGGACCAGAAATTGTGCAGCTCCGTCGGAAGTTCGGCCACTGGAATAGTACTGATGACGTTGAGTTTTTCGAGTATGTCGAAGCAGTAAAGTTGACTGGTGATCTGAGTGTCCCTGCTGGCCAG ATAACGTTCCGTGCGAAGATTGGGAAGGGCAAGCGACTTGAGAATCGGGGCGCGTATCCTGAGGAATTCGGTGTG GTTGCTAGTTATAAAGGTCAGGGTAGAATAGCTCAGCCTGGATTCAAAAATCCTCGATGGGTGGATGGTGAGCTGTTGGTGCTTAGTGGCAAG aGTACAATCCCACACCTTGGAGGCGCAGAGCTCGGTTTCCTGTACAGCGTACCTGAGCAGAGTTTTCTGGTTCTCTTCGATCGGCTTAACCTTCCCGAGTGA